Proteins from a genomic interval of Salvelinus alpinus chromosome 7, SLU_Salpinus.1, whole genome shotgun sequence:
- the LOC139581725 gene encoding serine/threonine-protein phosphatase 2A catalytic subunit alpha isoform-like isoform X2, with the protein MDDKSFTKELDGWIEQLGECKQLSENQVKALCEKAKEILTKESNVQEVRCPVTVCGDVHGQFHDLVELFKIGGKSPDTNYLFMGDYVDRGYYSVETVSLLVSLKVRYRERITILRGNHESRQITQVYGFYDECLRKYGNANVWKYFTDLFDYLPLTALVDNQIFCLHGGLSPSIDTLEHIRALDRLQEVPHEGPMCDLLWSDPDDRGGWGISPRGAGYTFGQDISETFNHANGLTLVSRAHQLVMEGYNWCRDVPLVY; encoded by the exons ATGGACGACAAGTCATTCACTAAGGAATTGGATGGGTGGATTGAGCAACTCGGCGAATGCAAGCAGCTCTCGGAAAATCAAGTCAAAGCCCTTTGCGAGAAG GCCAAAGAGATCCTGACGAAGGAGTCTAATGTGCAGGAGGTGAGATGTCCGGTCACCGTGTGCGGGGATGTCCATGGCCAGTTCCATGACTTGGTGGAGCTGTTTAAAATCGGAGGGAAGTCTCCGGACACCAACTACCTCTTCATGGGAGACTACGTGGACAGGGGCTACTACTCTGTAGAGACAGTCAGCCTCCTGGTATCTCTCAAG GTTAGGTACCGTGAGCGAATCACAATCCTTCGAGGGAACCACGAGAGCAGACAGATCACCCAGGTGTACGGCTTCTACGACGAGTGTTTAAGGAAATACGGAAACGCCAACGTCTGGAAGTACTTCACAGACTTATTTGACTATCTGCCCCTCACTGCCCTGGTAGATAACCAG ATCTTCTGTCTCCACGGTGGACTGTCCCCCTCAATAGACACATTGGAACACATCAGAGCGCTGGATCGCTTACAGGAAGTTCCTCATGAG GGTCCGATGTGTGACCTGCTGTGGTCAGACCCTGATGACCGTGGTGGCTGGGGCATCTCTCCCCGCGGTGCCGGCTACACCTTTGGACAGGACATCTCAGAGACTTTCAACCATGCTAACGGACTCACCCTGGTCTCCAGAGCTCACCAGCTCGTCATGGAG GGTTATAACTGGTGTCGTGATgtacctctggtttactga
- the LOC139581725 gene encoding serine/threonine-protein phosphatase 2A catalytic subunit alpha isoform-like isoform X1, which translates to MDDKSFTKELDGWIEQLGECKQLSENQVKALCEKAKEILTKESNVQEVRCPVTVCGDVHGQFHDLVELFKIGGKSPDTNYLFMGDYVDRGYYSVETVSLLVSLKVRYRERITILRGNHESRQITQVYGFYDECLRKYGNANVWKYFTDLFDYLPLTALVDNQIFCLHGGLSPSIDTLEHIRALDRLQEVPHEGPMCDLLWSDPDDRGGWGISPRGAGYTFGQDISETFNHANGLTLVSRAHQLVMEGYNWCHDRNVVTIFSAPNYCYRCGNQAAIMELDDTLKYSFLQFDPAPRRGEPHVTRRTPDYFL; encoded by the exons ATGGACGACAAGTCATTCACTAAGGAATTGGATGGGTGGATTGAGCAACTCGGCGAATGCAAGCAGCTCTCGGAAAATCAAGTCAAAGCCCTTTGCGAGAAG GCCAAAGAGATCCTGACGAAGGAGTCTAATGTGCAGGAGGTGAGATGTCCGGTCACCGTGTGCGGGGATGTCCATGGCCAGTTCCATGACTTGGTGGAGCTGTTTAAAATCGGAGGGAAGTCTCCGGACACCAACTACCTCTTCATGGGAGACTACGTGGACAGGGGCTACTACTCTGTAGAGACAGTCAGCCTCCTGGTATCTCTCAAG GTTAGGTACCGTGAGCGAATCACAATCCTTCGAGGGAACCACGAGAGCAGACAGATCACCCAGGTGTACGGCTTCTACGACGAGTGTTTAAGGAAATACGGAAACGCCAACGTCTGGAAGTACTTCACAGACTTATTTGACTATCTGCCCCTCACTGCCCTGGTAGATAACCAG ATCTTCTGTCTCCACGGTGGACTGTCCCCCTCAATAGACACATTGGAACACATCAGAGCGCTGGATCGCTTACAGGAAGTTCCTCATGAG GGTCCGATGTGTGACCTGCTGTGGTCAGACCCTGATGACCGTGGTGGCTGGGGCATCTCTCCCCGCGGTGCCGGCTACACCTTTGGACAGGACATCTCAGAGACTTTCAACCATGCTAACGGACTCACCCTGGTCTCCAGAGCTCACCAGCTCGTCATGGAG GGTTATAACTGGTGCCATGATCGTAACGTAGTGACTATCTTCAGTGCACCCAATTACTGCTATCGCTGTGGAAACCAGGCCGCCATCATGGAGCTGGATGACACACTCAAGTACTCTTT CCTTCAGTTTGATCCCGCCCCTCGCAGAGGAGAGCCCCATGTGACCCGCCGCACTCCTGACTACTTCCTGTAA